The Hermetia illucens chromosome 2, iHerIll2.2.curated.20191125, whole genome shotgun sequence genomic interval gtcctttcgtgatgcggtatacatttctgaaatcattgcgatctgcggcatctttcgcttccctgacgagcgcaatagcaaattctttctTTTCATGGCATACACTACGCTGAGCTTCTCAAGATTTtgttcggtatcggagttctagcgcgtcacgcccgccattatTCGCAACGGTCAGTAGAGCCGTCAACCCCTTTCGTTTATCGATCCgtagtcaaccagatcttgtgACGCCTCTTCGGGATGTGGTCAACCAGCTGTGCAGCACAcgaaaaaaaagcatttttgttgttcagcaagatagttctctcactgtcgagcgacagctgggtctaacaagcggtcgatgttgaacttagggcgTCTCCAACTCTCCAACCCTGTGAGTAGTGGTGAACGCAACACAcgagcgaacgtaagcgaccatcaaatggtgatccctttcgagcccgatgtcagcgcctcgtttgttacgcacatccagaaaacaactGTTAAATCTACTGCCGAATTGGCcctacggcgtcggtcagttgaaacccaacttttGACATGCTTTAGGGGTTTAGGCTTTGAAGCGCACTTAATTAATGATCGTACTGGAGCACTGGGAGTCAATGGAATTGGCGTTGCACTCGCCCCTAGCACCCTACCCTGGTTTGATTTAGGTACTAATTCAAAGCTTAGTCGGTTGGTATCTGATAACCAGTCATATACGTTCCGTTCCAAAAGTTTAGTGCTCTTACCACTAAGCCCTCGGACATTGGAGGGCCAAGAAACTTCCCGAAAAAGAGGTAGGGTGATACAGTGCAGAAAACCGCTAGATAAAACCTGGTCGCAGAGTCAGGAAAAAAGGAATGCAGATACCCATTCAAAAACAGTAATAATTGGTCACTTCAGGTAGGTCGCAGTTTGTATAGTTCTCATGGAAAAACATCCGAGAAAGGCCCGTGTGGAAATTAGATATGACTTGATATATTGAAAAGTTGTTTTCCCGAAAAATATCTACCATGAGAACTGCCTCAATGTACTTCGTATTGATTTACCACCTTCtgtttaaatatggaaattGTTCAGATTAGCCATTTAGTGTTTGAAATTCGTCTATCAACTTCCTGCGCTGTGAAAGCTTACAAAGTTAGCACGCATACATAACTTTTTTTATAAACATTTGTTCAAATAATATTTGGATTGTATAAAAGCAGAGTTTGCCGAACGATAGACACAGTTTGGTTTCAATAGGGAACTGGTTCAACTAAAAAGATGAAAGCTTTTCCTTTTGTTGTCCTGGCATTCGCCATAATTGCACCCACAATATGGGCAGTTTCGGTGCTCGAATTCGATGTAAGTTTTGAGTCTGTTGAGTTAACAATGTCCTTTATGAATGAGTCTGTAACTGACTTTCTATGTACTAATGCAATGGACGGTTTGGCTTTTCGAAAGGGGGTTTTTTGCGGAAACAGCCTCAATTTTAGCCTGATATAGGAAAGATTTCTGTATTCCTTCCGTATTTAAGACtatttttctagaaaaaaattaacGCTGTTTTTTGATTCTGCAGAATAAAGAGGCTCAGCAATATGCTCGCCTTGTTCGACAAACCGATGATAGTGATACAGCTGCTGACAGTGAAGATGACTACAGCGATGCGAGCGAAACTACTGCGACCACTGACGATAGTACGGACAGTGAATCCAGCGCAGATAGTGAAAATTCCACGGATAGCGAGAGTTCCGCCGATAGCGAGAGCACTACTGTTATCGGGGATGCCGGGACTGCAACGACTGTTAGCCCAGAAAGCTCCACTGAAGCTAGTGGAAGCAGTAGTGGAAGTAGACCGGCATGCAATAGTCATAAGCGGGGGAAACATGGCAGAGGTAGCCAACGTGGTAATAAAAATCGTCGAGGGAACTCTCGGGGAAGACAAAATCGCCGTGGGGGAAATCGAAGCCAAAATCGTAAAAGAGGCCAAAGTCAACAAAATCGTCGAGGAAATCAGAACAAGAGGCAGCAAAATAGACAGAATCGTGGAGGAAATAATAGCCGCGGTGGAAACAATAAGCGCAGCGGCAGCAATCAACGTAGCGGAAGTAATCAGCGTGGAAAACGAACCACGAAAAATCGAGGCTAATTTTTTTGAAGGAAAATACGGTTAAAATGAACTttgtcaactttatttgaaaaaattgaaagaaatattttctaaattttagCAACCAAAAAAATGAGTAATAAATTTTGAAGCAttacaatttttaatatttttttttttaattatatagcATCAAGTCTGCTTAAAAGGTTGCTTGCTTTCGCCGAACTAGCGGGTAGTCAATTGGAACGGTAGAATGAGTTTCGCAAAGCGAGGTTCACGATCGACGCAATAGCAATGGTCGTGGATCTGGCCCAGGAGACATCGGCCGCTGACAAGTGCTGCGCTCTGGTAACGCTGGATGTCCGGAATGCCTtaaactcggccaactggggtgTGATTAAGGACACCCTgtctaaactgggtgtccctggtttattagctcggataatcgagagttacctcttgGATTGACTTCTTTGGTataagacggacgacgggccgaaggaatatgaTGTGGCAGCAGATGTTCCCCAGGGCTCCATATTGGGACCCCTGCTTCGGAGCATAATGTATGATGCAGTGTTCGGCCTGCGCGTGAGAAAAGAGGCAACGTGAATTGCGAAACGTCTCCAGGACGTTGAACTGTGTATAAGTGAAACCAATCATGCCAtgaaagcatggctccaaatggatGGATGCGCAGGGGTGGCGAAATTCATCTTGCTATACGCCACTGCTATCTGGGCGTACACAATGGATAACATAGTAAACCAGGGaaaggtaagttcggcatattaGCCAGCCGCACTGagggtgaggcagtgtgtgtcgtTACAGAGATGATTTGCTTGGACTCTCTCGCGAATGAGGCACTCTGCCTCTACTGAAGAAGGAGGGCGAATCcagccgaagtgactgcgggcttccggAATGCCACTAGATAAgaaatggcagcaacggtgcgATAACTCCGAAAGAAGCTGCTGGAGGTAGGTCGAAcgaaaacacggagaattgCATTAGCATTGCACAACAATACAGTTCCTCGCGGGGCATCGTTTCGGATTGGATCAGTCAAATGTGCCGCTACACCCGAAGCATGCTATGTTCGATTGAATGAGATTCACGATTGAAAGAGGTAGATTAaaaccccataatttcgtggaggtgATGCTAAGGTATGAAAtaaattggagtgcgataaacgcaGCAGTAGCTGCGATGcagaaaaagttgcagaaacTGAATGGAGCCCGGAAAGCGTAACGGACCTGGCGCCGCCACGTCTTTTTTAGATTTCCAAGTCCACCCATAAAAATACTATCAACCAGACCACCCGAGGGACGGTGTCACTTTGGAGCGTCTCTCGACTCAAAGCCTACGTCAAGTGGCTACCTTATACATTAGATAGGATTATCGTGGTTCCTAGTATGAGACTACATACTGCTTAGGACTCCTTTCCACTCTTATTCTCGCTAAAACCGCGTTTTTGTTGGTTACTAGGGTGATATAGAGAACAACCTTCTTCCCGTCACAGTTTTCCGAGCTGTGGTAattgaaggttggtgtacttaCACACTGATAGGTTTGCATTCATAATAAAGAAGTCAAAGAGGGGCTGGAAGTCAAGCCAAATTAAACGTGAAGTGAAATCGctttagaacatactgtgaggaactggaaggcgacaGAGGGGCTATAAGGTTATATGTGATTAAATGGGATTAGTCGGCCAAGCTAGACTCTCTTAGGAAACCGAGTTACTGCACTGtgtttctatcgccaaaggaatcCTTAGTCCATTTGCTAGAAGTCCAGTGATCTTTGCCAATCATTTTGTTTGTGTTGTGTagcgttacagtcttgaatgaagtattttaacaaacttcaaggccctcatccaatatggaCCACacgcggctcatatcggtaaaccgggcatgttcacgtgatcagcccatgcttgtatgcaagattttgatggataactttacatacagcattacgcctggtgatgtattgcactggtgccataacagcacagccagaaatgagatggtccatcgtctctaacgccgaaccacacattctgcactggtcgttctccacccgttctttcatgatgagctttttataagctcgggtggcgaccacgccgtcctgaatggttgcgccaacgatgattattatttttttttgttcgatcCCTCTTTGTATTAAAGTCTGTTCGTCCGTAATACTCAAACTGAACTCTACGTAAAAATGACAGTAAAATCAAGTATCCAAATACCAAGCCCCAAGTCCCCTTCGGTCCAGTTTTTTTATTCTTCTTGTATAACTACCTAAAGATATGCAAACTACGACTCGTTGTAAAGTGTTATACAGTTCGACAGTATGTGACAAAAAGTAGTATAACATAACTTGTATGAATTTACTTAGCACACATAGGGGCATGTAAAAACATACCgcactttcaaaatatttttacttcGAAATAATCAGtagaagagagagagaagagaatAAAAGAATTGCAACCATCAGAGACTTCGGGCCCTCTCGCTTTCCCGGCTTAGGTAGCTTTCAAGTCAGGGATTTTCTTTCACTAACGGATGAGAGGAGGGTTGTTAGTTCCCGTCTccccaccggtcgagctcaatcttcgtCGCGACAAGAAGAATTCGAACTTAGTGCGCCACACGACATCCGCTAGTGCTCCTCAGCATATCTCTGACAAAATTGTCTGGAGCTCTCTTTTCTGTATCTGCATAAAATTGTCGAAAAAAGTCACCCAACCTTTCACAAGAAGAAAAGGTGTGTTTAGGGTCTCCATTGCAGAacgcacaatcaggagatcgcaagCAATTTGCCACTCGGTGAGTTTGCGTAGGTGTTGTTCACCTGCATCTACCACAATCTTCGCTTTTGTGAATGTAGATGGTTTTATGtcccttagcaaggagggcgatGGGGATTACTCTCGCGATCATCACCACTGCTGGTTctaagacagtgcgataagcagacaccaCTGGAAGAGCTTTCCATCTCTACTGGTGCCCATGTTTGCCTGCAGAAGGAAATTCTGTCCAGTATCCTCTAGTTCCATCAGCTcgtttttgatgcctttgcAGACGTTCTTTTCGAGGAACGTCGGCGACCGCATACACTTCACTACTGTCGCACGTTTcctgataagcctttcctcttcggctctaatAAGGTCGGCTGACACTTTCACTCAGTACATATCTGAATTTATGATACCAACTCGGGTCTAACGATTTGGGTTCGGCCTTTTTCCGAAATACAGCACGGTACTAGAATTGCCCTCCCTGTACCGGTAGCATCTTCACTTTGTAAGACTtcgtctttatttgggcgtcgtGGTATCACATTAGCCCTCGTTGCCTTTTCGGCTGGACGCTGAGCGGCGCCTTCTCGTGCTGCACTCAAACGCAGTCAACTCTTCCTCCTTTGTTATTACATAGCTTTTTTGGTTTGTATTATTTTTGTTCTCAAGAGAGCGAGCCGCAATAGTTAGAAACGGTTGTACCCTTGGGTACAAAGCCTCCGCCTCCTACTACCTTGGACGCcgacagagagctgtcgacaGTGTGTTCCGATGACCATTCGCGGTTCGTTCCTAAAAAGGTTTTCTCAAGGTTGTTCCCCAGGGCGCAGCTATATTGCCAGCTAAGCAGTCAGAACTAATTACACGGGCACCCCGTATCATGGGCAACTCATAAAAAGATCGCAGATGACCCCTAGCGACTCAACTCGCGCATTAGCTGCCTCTTACATGATCCATGATGATGCTGTTTGAGACATCGAGCAGACTGATCAAGGAATGGCTAGTGTCTCTGGAGGTCAAACTGGTGGAATACGAGATTGGGACTGCACTAGTCgcgcgttttatcgttgagaaaatgATGGGAATGCGACGATTCTAAAAAATGTTTTTGGGTTGCTCTTAATAAACATCGGAATTAAGCTCGTTTAATACTTGCAAATAGGGTAGCAGACACAGCACAAAAGTATTCACATTTCCCAACCCGTAATGTACACGGCATGTTGTGTAGCAAAGAAATTATAGGCAAAAGAATTGATACAAAACATATTCGTACATTTTCGGGATGCATCCCAATTTTTTTCGGTTATGAAaatacaagtcatcagagccctacAGCTTTCCAGCATCTGTTTGCAACATGtgccttccagagtagttttagtAGTTTATTTAACCTTTCACCTGCATACTACGTAATTCGATAGCTTTTAGTGATCAAACTTACGCTTCTTAACCAATGGTATTATTGTATATTGCCCTTGGCGGGATTTATGCCCAGTCCCGCTTTCCTGCACCAGTTATTAGTGATTCGTAATCCAGTTTGAATTTTATCACACATGGTATTCTCATATTTGCATCTACAGCTATTCTCTACCTTACCACTCTTAGAAGAGATCTTAAGATCACTTCTAGGCTTCTTTGGAGTAGGGCTGGAAAATGCCTGTGTCTACTTAGGATGATTTCAGTGGTGTAAAGGTTTCCACTATCCATCTTACTcaagcttccgagcatacctatTTTGAtagttttccatttatttttttccttctctGTGCGTTGTTGGGATATCAGAAAGAATACTGTTGCCTTTCGCTGTGGGATAAGACTTCGGGAAAGGAGttctcatcttcctttttcagataACCGGAAGATATTGTCTTGTTTTTGACTAAAGTTTCGTATAGCCTGGGTACTTTTGCCGTTTGTTctattccttcacagaattctctgaagcGGTTTCGTTTTGCTTACCCCGctcttttgtacctctgccagtccccggttgagAAGTTCCCGGACCTGCTTTCTCATTTTGGCTAGGTTCCACCGGGATACGTTCCTTGATTACTTCACTGCCATACCCGAACAGTTGGCGGTCTGTCCTCGTGCGATTCCTTATAGTTCTATCTGCTTCAGAGTTGCCCTCAAAGTCGAATCTGATTACTCTGTAATCCAACATAGAGCGTTCATCCTTTAGTTGTTGACCAAACCGCTCATCATAGTGCGATAGTTATGTCTAGTAGCATGcaaagttatatctagtacctcttgctcGATGCTGATCACGAGTGTTGGTGTGTTGCCTATATAATTTGTTTCTAgtttatgaatgaggatgaattcaagaaggtactcacctctaccaTTGATGTCGGTGCTTTATAGCGAGCGTTGCCATCGCAACCGAGGAGAAGTAGCGCCTTCCTCTCGCAGAACTTTGCCAGTTTAAGTTGCCTCCTAGAAAGTGTCATGATGCTGTGGCGCACAGGATTGGCAGCattctccctctctctctctccacgcgttttagaactcggcacaggagtggagagccagcggtggaaaagtgccgttggttgggggcaaagggaccgcatggagaacaACTGGTCTCTTCTGCTTCCAGCCTTGACCGTCGACAGAGTGCTGTACCTGCGACGACTTGTGAAAAGATGCAATTCAGAGTGTCGTTCGCGTTTCATATACAAGTTCATCAAATATTGTTCTTGCAAATTGTTTAATAAATAGGGCTTGAAATAAAACGATACACTTTGTTTGGCTCGGAATTAGGAACGAGACAATACCACCACTGCCTCTTGAGTTCTAGTGAGACTTGGACAGCCGCAAAGCCTCCAGTTAAAAATTCTGAAAGTTTCGTTTGATAATGaagcaagctcttggtttttcacaaaaggaGTCCGAAATTACCCTTCATACTTCCTCTTTGCAGACCGCGGATCTGCTTCGGGAACACCCAGCGTTCTAGGGTCAGCAcaattccaatgttatccttggaacttggTCTTGCAATTACTGtggatgcagcttttgcattgtGGAGCTGTTTTAGTACTGGGAATTGGCTAGATTAGTGCTTAAGTCTCTTCTCCAATGTCGAGGTATCATCCCTCTCTTCTCTTCATGACCCTTCCTTGTCTTTCGCTGCCCGACTTGAGTCCTACAAGGTCTAGGTCGTCCCGCTTTCTTATTTCTGTGGGCAGCAGGTCCATTTGCCTACTCGGTCCTATCCATTCAGCTTTTATGGTCTCGCAATtacttcggggacctcggtaggcTTTCAACCCGACGTGTCCTCCGAAGGGCATGCTGCCAAGTCTATAGTTAATATAGCAATTTGATTGCCTCCAAAGGTCGAtcgtctaccccgatcgtgaggagtttgttTTTTTCCTCCTCTTTCCTCCTAGAAAACTCTCCACAATCGTGTGTGgagatccatgttttgagtgatgaagAAGCACAGAAGCTTATGGTCCTAAGCTAGTCCGACGTGTCCTCCGCCGTGCAATCTGCTAGTacaagacctggtcgaaagcttGTGCCGGTGAAGTTGAGCTCGTTATTCCACTCCTCAAATATCTCCATGACGATGAGTGTCTCAATAATATCCTGCTCCTTACGAGTAGTTGCTCTAGAAATATGTAGTTTTCGTAATATGGGCAGTCAAATGCTCTTTACCGCATTAGCGTAACTAACGGCGGCTCCCCTGGCTCCTTTCTTCACCCCGTATCTCTCCGGAATTTCTTCCATCTGAAGGTCGGGGTTAGGTTTCTTTGGAGCACTCCCCTTTTTTGGGCTGATATCCGCTGCTCCGTGCTATATTGGCTCCGATGCTGAAagtttaggtctatcctgagctttCTTAAGGACTTCTTATGGTTTTAGGCCTTGCTTCAGATAAGGCAGATGCCATTCAACGCCTGCGTCACTGTTTGACATTTGGTATGCTGACTTCAAGGTCTTGGTATATGAGGGGTTTGGCTCCTCGAGAGCCATATATCAATCCCAGAGAGTAATGGGTCTCTGGGGTTGCAGTCCACTGGTTGACCCGAAAATAAAGTTAGGTTGGTACTGATGTTAATTTTATGGTGTTTTATCACTGCCCTCTTGTCTTCTTACTTCCACTTAACTGCCAGCTCCTCAACAGCACAAAAGTCAAAGCCTCAGTGGCATTTTCTGGGAACCACCCTCCACATTCACGAAAATCCTCCATGCAGCATCAACTGTCCGAAGCAAAACTTGTAAATACAAAATTTCGGAGACAAACGGTAGAAATTCATTTACTGATACACAACATGAtgaggtatatacatatatggccGAGCCATGCAATGCACTGAAAACGCAAGAACAAAAAAGATTAATCatcattgtttaggatagtaagggatcctaagtccacatccgctAGATGTCCATTTGGTCCAGaaaggggagcaacttactctcacgtttttttggtccacggatccctcgtttggggtatggcacccaagcatttaaaaatagggactatCGGTTTCATTGAGGGCAGAAATGAGGCACTGTCTGATGAGTTGgttctgccctggacgagacCGTTAGTCTCTATTATTAATCACCATTTTTAAATGTTTGAAAGTTTTAGTTTCATGTTACAATTGAAGAATATTTACATGAATTTTAAGGTCTCGGAAAATTCAAACGGTTTTGTGATTAAcaatttcaaaagaaataaaactCCACTAAAGTATCTCGACACGCTCATGCACGTATCTGTACCAGCCCGGCTCAGGAATGCGAGAGTAGGATTTTTTTGGATTCTACAATCATTAGCAAATTTATCATGAATCCTTTGCCGAATGCTTGGGACCGCGCCGGACCCGAAATATAAAATGATGCGGAGctcaaatagaaaaataaaaaatcccgTTTGAACGAGTGCATGGAACGATAAAACCAGAGCGTCGCAAATGGGAGGGAAGCTCCATGAGAGTTCGAACCCTCAATCCATGTTTCCCCTCTCTTAAATATTCGAGAAGGGAGATCTTTTTCTGACAGCCTTAGGCCGTGAAAATTGTGGGTGCCCTTAGAAGGCAGGGAACCCCAAACGATGCGCTTCATGAAGGTCTAGGACAGAGAAGCATTGTTAATACGAAACGTCTTAGATCTTCTCCTCGATCACGGCATACCTATTCTTACACCCCAGCTCAAAGGATATGTAAAAGTACTATCGGAAAATCCGTGAATGGAACTAGCTTAATCCAACGAAAAACTGGCGATCATATTAGGAGAGAAGGCATTTGCAATTCATTCCATTCAAATTTGTTTCAATCTTCAGCCAGTATAACAATACTAGGCTATATCATGCCAGTAAATATGGGATTGCCACTAGGTGTTGTTTAAGCTTCGTCGATTGAATGAGGTGAACCAGATACGACGACCAGAACACTCGAATATTTTTGACGATAAAGAGGTTGGTATATGGGTTTATTAGATTTCTGCTCCTTAGTAGTCGAACCTGAACTGGATATGGGCGTCACTACAAATATAAGGTATGAGTCTGTTTCGAGTTAGTCCGCTTCTCCAGGGGAAGTGAGCTAACGCCtcttggaaaatgaaaaaaaaaagttaaaacatATCCTGGTGAAGCAGAATAAAACGAGGGCGTTGGGTTAACAGCCAGGGAACCAAGAACCCAGATACTATCTTTTCCACCGCAGAATAAGCCACCAACTCACACGTCTGAATAGTGTCCCCTACCCCTCCTTGCACCTCTCTGATTTCTTCAAAGACTTTCAGGCCATAATCAGTCGTAATTACTTATTCATTCGCTGTAGATACATTTGTTTCTTCTCTGGAGGAGCATATGCTAATTATTTAAACACAGCGAAATATGGATGAAATCTATATTTACCAGTGCAGTGTTAGCTTTCGTCTGCCACTATTGAAGTTGCACACGCTGTTTTCGTTATTAGAAAAGCATATATAATGAAAGTGTTTCACTTCCTTTGTCAAATATTTGTTTAAAATAATAAGGCAACAAAAAATAGCTATAAAAACGCAAACTTGATGGTGAAATGGCTACAGTTCTCCTGCTTTCAATCAGCGGAATGAAGACTCTACCCCTGATTATATTGGTATTAGCCGTACTTGCGCCATCTATATGGGTTTCTACATTTCCGATTGATGTGAGTGCTAAAAGATTGTAACTACCCTTCAGAGTTTATCTAGAGAATTGCCCATATTTATGTTCAATACAAAACGAATTTTGAAGAATatttacgaattatattttatttccgGTCTGCAGAGAGAGGAGTCCGAACCTTATGTTCGACTAGCCCGACAAGCTGATGAAACCCCTGGTGTTAGCACTGGTGCAGAGGCAGGTGAGGGTGGAACCGGCAACGATGCTGGAACCAGTGAAGGTGAAGATTACACCGACTCTAATGGGGGAGGTAGTGACAGCACCGGTGGAGATGGTGGcacggtatcaaatgagagcCAGGATACTGGGGGCGGTGTAACTAGCCCAAGCACTAGCAATGGACAAAGTAGCGGAAATGGAGTCGGGAGTAGCGGAGGCAACGTAGGCGGTGGTAGGGGTAACGGAGGAGGAGCCAGTGGACGTAGAGGAAATGGCCGTAGAGGTAATGGACGTAGGGGTAATAGAGGTAGGAACAACCGACGTGGCAATGGTCGCCGTGGTAATAACCGCAGAGGTAATAGACGTGGTGGAAACTCTCGAGGAAATCGTCGTCGTGGAAATCGACGACAAAACAGTGGAAGACGACCAAATCGTGGTAATCGACGGGGTAATAGTGCAAATCGTCGTGGAAATAATCAACGAGCTCAGCGTAATCGAAGCGTGCAAAGGGGTGGAAACAGAAATCGCGGTTGATTCGACTGTTTTTTAGTTCGTTTGAAATAAACGTATTTATAGTAAGTTATTGATTCATCTACTTTAGCTTCTGCCAGCCATTTATACGCTATgaaactgaaattttttttttccagaataTCATTGCAATGAGTTTAGATATTCCGAAAATGTGTGCTCCCTCATTTCGCTCAAATATGatcaaattaaattcaattaaagGAAGCCCACCATCAGCATCAATGGTTGTCAAAGGAACATGTCATTAACTTAAAATGTAGCTAATGTTTTTTATATTCTGTTTGAGTCGTACCAACTGATATAGAATATGCTTAGAACAGTACAAATTACTCTAAATGCGGCTTATCTCCACATAGCACTCAATCAGATATTCTAGACAGGACAGAGCCCATAATTCTGTTAGTACTTTTAGGACTAGGATTGTCATTTTCTGAATGAGGTTggggctatatatatatattatggaaatttcttttcaacaaTTTCTTAGGACCTCTAAAAGGCTGTTCAGTCTATATTTTCTCGGTATTGTAAGTGTTCTTCTTTCCCTGTTTAACAAGACTTGTGACCTGCTTTGGCGAAATTCACTGCTTGGTTAATGGTAGGAggagaaacatcatagttgccgctgcttacttatcctatgattctttgtgtcctccgccgacgcaagaactaaaggaTCTGGTAGTGAATGCAAATACAATTCCAGAGGAGAGAAGTTGTTTGATTTGatctctgtttctagattcactacggtggaattactctgggtatctggtcatTGTAGTGtagagaaaaatgaaatctcggatgtcttaacaaaagaggcttcaactttccccatgcccgaaACGGAACCAGCGTTTCTTATAATGacggcgaagccttaatgctgctagacagaccaaacttttcctgtcagaaccaaacaaacctactgcaaagtttatcctgtcgaaaagcaggaagatttgcagaagtattgtggacattctggcTGGCCATAATTAACTATCTGGgcgtatgttcagaataggaattatccaagatgatacgtgtccatcttgtaatgaggaagcggaatccacggatcattttctatgtgaatgccccgcctatggacgcattagacatcagatttttggtgctgatgtgctccaactgcagcgggtagcatcacatccactaacagaaatcctgcgatatataaacgaaACCGTTAGACATACACCACCAagttctgagtgctcagaggctttgcctctcccctacctcaaacacacacacacttgCTTGATCCGTCATAGTGTTTGCGATGATCGACAGAGTCTGAGTCTGAGATGGAGTAATCTAAACTAATAATGGACTGACAACTTAAATTAATTCACTCTCTCTTTATATCCAAACAGTGAATTTGAAAACTTCCTAAATGGATTTGCACAAGCTATTCGAAAAGAAAAACGGAAGGAAATCTATTAGAAAGCCTTGTCTGCGGTCAAGCTAAAATTTCTAGGAAGAATATTGGGGGAAGGATACGGTAGAAAGTTTTCTTCCTGATCATCAACGGTGGAAAACAGTGTAACCGGCCTTACTAAGGAATTTCAATCCCTGGTTTTGTGCTGGGAactaccgattcgatatccttagCGCCTAGGTCTACATTGTTACTCTATATTCTTCCAAACCTTGGACTTTTTCATCCTTACCCATATGAATTAGAAGAATTGCCTACCGCAATCCATTGAgaaggattttatccaaaaccaaaCGGTCTTGGTGGCGCTATTTCATCAACGGAATCGCCTATCTTCCTGCAGCGGACCAGGAATTCTTCGAAAGTTCCTCCTT includes:
- the LOC119648948 gene encoding dentin sialophosphoprotein-like; translation: MKAFPFVVLAFAIIAPTIWAVSVLEFDNKEAQQYARLVRQTDDSDTAADSEDDYSDASETTATTDDSTDSESSADSENSTDSESSADSESTTVIGDAGTATTVSPESSTEASGSSSGSRPACNSHKRGKHGRGSQRGNKNRRGNSRGRQNRRGGNRSQNRKRGQSQQNRRGNQNKRQQNRQNRGGNNSRGGNNKRSGSNQRSGSNQRGKRTTKNRG
- the LOC119648926 gene encoding glycine, alanine and asparagine-rich protein-like, which produces MATVLLLSISGMKTLPLIILVLAVLAPSIWVSTFPIDREESEPYVRLARQADETPGVSTGAEAGEGGTGNDAGTSEGEDYTDSNGGGSDSTGGDGGTVSNESQDTGGGVTSPSTSNGQSSGNGVGSSGGNVGGGRGNGGGASGRRGNGRRGNGRRGNRGRNNRRGNGRRGNNRRGNRRGGNSRGNRRRGNRRQNSGRRPNRGNRRGNSANRRGNNQRAQRNRSVQRGGNRNRG